The DNA sequence GACCAACCCGGAGGGCAAACGCAAGATCATCGGCCGCGAGTTCATCGCCGCGTTCGACGGGGCGGTGCTCGACATCGTGGGGGACAGCGGCGCCCCGGTCGATTACCTGGTGCAGGGCACCCTGTATCCCGACGTCGTCGAATCCGGCGGCGGCTCGGGCACGGCCAACATCAAGAGCCACCACAACGTGGGCGGTCTGCCCGCCGACCTGAAGTTCACGCTGGTCGAGCCGCTGCGGCTGCTGTTCAAGGACGAGGTCCGCGCGGTCGGTCGCGAACTCGGGCTGCCCGAGGAGATCGTGGCGCGCCAGCCGTTCCCCGGGCCGGGGCTGGGGATCCGCATCGTCGGTGAGGTGACGAGGGAGCGGTTGGAGACCCTGCGGCTCGCCGATGCGATCGCCCGCGAAGAGCTGACTGCCGCGGGGCTGGACAACCAGATCTGGCAGTGCCCGGTGGTGCTGCTGGCCGATGTCCGGTCGGTCGGTGTGCAGGGCGACGGCCGCACCTACGGCCATCCGATCGTGCTGCGCCCGGTGTCCAGCGAGGATGCGATGACCGCGGACTGGACCCGGGTGCCCTACGAGGTGCTCGAGCGGATCTCCACCCGCATCACCAACGAGGTGCGCGAGGTGAACCGCGTCGTGCTGGACGTGACGAGCAAGCCGCCCGGCACCATCGAATGGGAATGACCCAGGGCCGTTAGGACCTTCTCCGGCCGCTGATGGCGCACGCGCTGTCAGCGGCCGCCTGTTGCGCTGTGGACGCCTGCGGTGACGGATCGAGCTTGACGCTTGTCGGTGCCGCGGTGTTTACTCGTCGTATCGAACAAGAGTTCGAACAACGGGTGTTTCGGTTGATGCTGGAGGTGCTTCTGTGACAGCGGCGACCAACCTCGGCCTGGCTCATCGTACCCGTGCTGAGCAGGTAGAACACCTGCGCAAGCAGATGGCGGCGGTGGCCGGGAAGGTCGGGTCCGGCCGCCGGGGGCCGACCCCCTCGGCCGATCCCTCACCGGTGGCGGATAGTTTGCTGCCGCTGCCCGAATCGCTGGCTGAGCACCTGCCGAGGTCGTTGCCGCGAGGTACGGTCGCGGTGCTCTCGGGTGCCCGGTCCCTGCCGTTGGGCATGGTCGCGGCGACGACGGCGGCCGGTGGTCACGCCGCCATCGTCGGTCAGCCCGATGTCGGTCTGCTGGCTGCTGTCGAGATCGGCGCCGACCTCAGCAGGCTCGCCGTCATCCCGGATCCGGGAGGGGATCCGGTGGAGGTGGCGGCGGTGCTGATGGACGGAATGGACCTGGTGGTGCTCGGGCTGGGCGGGCGGTCGGTGCCCGCGGGCCGGGCCCGTGCGGTGACGGCCCGGGCACGGCAGAAGGGATGCACCCTGCTGGTCACCGACGGCGACTGGCACGGGGCGTCGGCCCGGTTGGAGGCCCGGGTGTGCGGTTACGAGGTGGTGGGCGCCGGTTCGCGAGATCCGGGGCAGCCGCCGACACCGGGATGCGGACGGATCAGCCGAGTGCGGCTGGCGATGCGGGCCCGCGGTCGCGGCTTCGGCCCCGCCCGCGCGGTCGGTGAGTGACGTGGCGCGGTCCGCTCCGGCGGCGTCGCGGGTGCTGGCCGTCTGGTGCATGGACTGGCCGGCGGTCGCCGCCGCCGCAGCGGCGAACCTGGCCCCGACGGCACCGGTCGCGGTCACGCTGGCCAACCGGGTCATCGCGTGTTCGGCCTCGGCGCGTGCCGCGGGGGTGCGGCGGGGGCTGCGGCGCCGTGAGTCGCAGGCCCGGTGTCCGCACCTGCACGTCGCTCCGGCCGATCCGGCCCGCGACGCCCGCCACTTCGAGAACGTCACGGCCGCGGTGGACGACCTGGTGCCGCGCGCCGAGGTGCTGCGGCCGGGGCTGCTCGTGCTGGCGGTACGCGGGGCGGCCCGGTACTTCGGTTCCGAACAGGCCGCCGCCGAACGGCTGGTCGACGCGGTCGCCGCCGCCGGGGTGGAATGTCAGGTCGGCATCGCCGATCAGTTGCCCACGGCGGTGTTCGCCGCGCGTGCGGGCCGCATCGTGGCGCCCGGCGCGGATGCCGAATTCCTGTCCGCACTGTCGATCCGACAGCTGGCCACCGAGCCGAGCCTGGCCGCTCCCGGGCGGGAAGAGCTCGCAGACCTGTTGTGGCGGATGGGAATCCGCCACATCGGCCAGTTCGCGGCACTGTCCCGGACGGATGTGGCATCCCGATTCGGGGCGGATGCCGTCGCCGCGCACCGGTTCGCCAGGGGTGAGCCCGACCGCGGTCCGTCCGGCCGGGAACCGCCGGCAGAGCTCGACGCGGTGATGGCCTGCGATCCGCCCATCGACCGGGTGGACGCCGCGGCGTTCGCCGGCCGGTCGCTGGCCGGCCAACTGCACCGCAGCCTCGAGTCGGCGGGGGTGGGCTGCACCCGGCTGGCCATCCATGCCGTCACCGAGGACGGCAAGGAGCTGGAACGGGTCTGGCGGTGCGCCGAACCGCTGACCGAGGACGCCACCGCGGACCGGGTGCGCTGGCAGCTCGACGGCTGGCTGAACCGGCGCAACCCCAACGACCGGCCCTCGGCGCCGATCACCGTGTTGCGGTTGCGGCCGGTCGAGGTGATCTCCGCCGAAGCGCTGCAGCTGCCGCTGTGGGGCGGCGTAGGGGAGGAGGACCGGTTGCGGGCCCGCCGGGCGCTGGTGCGTGTGCAGGGTCTGCTCGGACCGGAGGCGGTGCAGGTCCCGGTGCTCAGCGGTGGGCGCGGCCCCGCCGAGCGGATCACCTTCACCGCGTTCGGGGATGAGCCGGTACCGCAGGCCGATCCGAGCCAGCCGTGGCCGGGGCAGTTGCCCGAGCCGTCGCCCGCCGTGCTGCTCGACGATCCGGTGGAGGTGCTCGACGCCGAGGGGAACCCGGTGCGGGTCACCCATCGGGGGTTGTTCTCCGGCTCCCCGGCGCGGTTGGACGGCGGGGGATACCGCGGGGATCTGGCCTGGTGGGCCGGGCCATGGCCGGTCGACGAGCGCTGGTGGGACCCCGACCGCGCCAAGGGCCGCACCGCCCGGGCACAGGTGCTGGTCGACGGCCGTCACGGGCAGGCCGCGCTGCTGCTGTGCTACCGCCAGCGGCGCTGGTACGTGGAGGGCGCCTATGAGTAAACCCGTAGATCAGTTGTGCACAATTGAATTGCGAGCTACCGTTTCTGGTATGGCCACGCTCCGCCTCGATCAGCACCTGTGCTTCGCGCTGTACTCGGCGACGCGTGCCATGACGGCGGCCTACCGGCCGGTGCTCGACGAGTTGAACCTCACCTATCCGCAGTACCTGGTGCTGGTGGTGCTGTGGGAGGAAGGCCCGGTCACGGTCGGCCGGCTCGGTCAGCGGTTGCAGCTGGACTCGGGAACCCTCTCACCACTGCTGAAACGCCTGGAGGCCAACGGGATCGTCGTCCGACGCAGGTCACGCGCCGACGAACGACAGGTCGAGGTCGAGCTCACCGACGCCGGGCGGGCACTCGAGGAACGCGCCCAGTGCATCCCCGAGCGACTGTTCGGCGCCACCGGCCTGTCGGTCGAGGACGCCGAACAGTTGCGGGACGCCGTCCGCCAGTTGAGCGACGCGCTCACCAACGCCCCCGAAGACAACCGGAAGGAACCGACATGAAGACGCTCTACACCGCAGAGGCGTTGGCCACCGGCGAAGGCCGCGACGGCCACGGCCGCAGCTCCGACGGCCGCCTCGACTTCGACCTCGCCATCCCCAAGGAGATGGGCGGCAGCGGCAACGGCACCAACCCCGAGCAGCTGTTCGCGGTCGGCTACGCGGCGTGCTTCCACTCCGCCCTGCGCCTGGTGGCCCGCCAGGAGAAGGTCGACGTCACGGATTCGACGGTCGGAGCCCGGGTTTCGATCGGCCAGCTCGACAACGGCGGCTTCGGCCTGGCCGTGGAGCTGGAAGTGGCGCTGCCCAACGTCGACGAGAAGACCGCCCGCGAGCTCGCCGACAAGGCCCACCAGGTGTGCCCGTACTCCAACGCGACGCGCGGCAACATCGACGTCACGCTCACCGTCACCGACGACTGACCGTCAGTGAAGGGACTGGGCGAACGGTCCCACCCGCGCGATGAACCGGTCGAAGAAGACCCCCGCGTCGACGCCGATGCCGACGAGGGCGTTCGGTGGCCGGCCCCACCGTCCATTCCAGTCCGCGATCGTCATTCCGCGGGTCAGCGTGCCCGTCACCTCCACGTCCACCGTCGCGGGCCGGTACTGCACCAGGTCGGGATCGAGCGCGACGGCGGCCGCCAGCGGATCGTGCAGATGCGCGAGATAGCCCTCGCCCTGATCGAAGTGGAACTCGAAGTAGAACCGCATCGCATCCTCGAGCACCCGGATCAACGGGTTGGCGGCCGCCGAACGGGTGCCGCGATCGTCGAGCACGCTCATGGGCGCACTCGGTGACTGCGCGGCGGCCGCCAACCGGGTCAGCACGGTCGGCGTCAGCGCGATGTGCTCGGTCAGGTTGAGCCCCAAGACGATCGGCGGCTCGAGACCGGGGGCGCTCCACGCGGCGAACACCTCCGCGGCGGCCTCCGGGTCGACGCTGATGTTCCACTCGGCCACCGCGGTCGTGTTCCCCCGGTAGTCGAACGCGCCGCCCATGATCACCAGCCTGCGCAGCAGGGTCGGCAGCGCCGGTTCGGCCCGCAGGGCGAGCGCCAGGTTCGTCAGCGGGCCGACCGCCAGACCCACCAGCGCACCGGGATGCGCGCGTGCCGCCCTCACCCACGCCTCGGCGGCGTCGTAGCTCGTCAACGCCGCATCCCCGGACGGCAGCCGCGCATAACCCAACCCCTGCGGACCGTGCGTGTCCTCCGCGGTCCGCAGCGGTGAGGCGACCGGACCGTCGGCGCCGCGGGACACGGGAATGCCCGTCATACCGCACAATTCGAGCAGGCCGAGATTGTTGCGGCAGACCTGGTCGACACCGACGTTGCCTGCGGTGGAGGCGATACCGACCAGGTCGGCATCTGCGCTGGCGAACAGGTACACCAGCGCCATGGCGTCGTCGACACCGGTGTCCACATCGGCGAAAACCGGTATCCGGGCGGCCGACTCGCTGTCCTCGGTGGGCATGGGCAGACGATACGCCGGAAGGGGTCAGCCCCTGGCGGTGCGGGCGGCGCCGACGTCGCTCAGGGCCGCCAACTGGTCGGGAGTCAGCCCGGCCAGCCCGAACTGCGCGGCCGCCAGCGTCGCGGTCGCGGCATCCGCGATGTCGCGCCCCTCGTCGGTGATGCTCACCAGCGTCGCCCGGCGATCGGTGGGGTGGGCGTGACGCACCACCAGGTTGCGTTGCGCGAGCCGCTCGGTGGCGATGCTCACCGTGGTCGCGTGGACGAACAGGTCACGGGCCACGCCGCCCAGCAGGCTGGTGCCGGCCTCACTGGACTGCAGTTGCTTGAGGATCTGGTAGTCGATCAGCCGCAGCCCGAACTCGTCCTTGAGGTCCTGGTCGACGACGGCCGTCATCGACCGGCAGAGCACCAACACCGAGCGCATCGCCTGCCAGCCCGCGGGTTCGGCCATGGCCCTATCGATATCCAGATTTTCACCGGTTAACCGGAAAGATAGTGTCCGATTCACGCCGAGAAGGGAGTGTCCATGCCGATCGACCCCGATGCCATTGGCAAGAAATCCGCGCCGGTGCTCTACGAGTGGACCGACCGGGAGACGTTGCTCTACGCCCTCGGCGTCGGAGCGGGAACCGCCGACCTGGCCTTCACCACCGAGAACAGCCACGATGTCGAGCAGCAGGTGCTGCCCACCTACGCGGTCATCGCGTGTCCGGCCTGGGGTGCGGTGGGCGCCGTCGGCTCGTTCAACTTCAGCATGCTGCTGCACGGGTCGCAGCAGATCCGGCTGTTCGCGCCGCTCAAACCCGCGGGCACGCTCAGCGTGGTCTCCGAGGTGGTCGACATCCAGGACAAGGGTGAGGGCAAGAACGCCATCCTGGTGTTCAAGGGCACGGGCACCGATCCGGACACCGGTGAGGTCGTCGCGGAGACGGTGTCGACGGCGGTGATCCGCGGCGAGGGCGGATTCGGTGGGCAGCCGGGGACCCGCCCGCAGGCACCCGAGATTCCCGACCGCGAACCGGATGCGCGTATCGCACTGGCGACCCGCGAGGACCAGGCGCTGCTGTACCGGCTCTCCGGTGACCGCAACCCGCTCCACAGCGATCCGTGGTTCGCCCGCGAACTGGCCGGCTTCCCGCGGCCGATCCTGCACGGGCTGTGCACCTACGGTGTCGCGGGCCGCGCGCTGGTCGCCGCCCTCGGTGCGGGTGACGCCACCAGGATCACCGCGATCGGTGCCCGTTTCACCTCGCCGGTGTTTCCGGGGGAGACGTTGACGACGTCGATCTGGCGGACCGCCGACGGTGAGGCGGTGTTCCGCACCGAGGCCGCAGCCCCCGACGGATCCGGCGCACGGCTCGTGCTCGAGGACGGAACCGCACAGTATCGACCGTGAATTCGGTGAAGCGCCGGTGAGATCGGCGCCGGGTTGACAGGATTGGAAGCCGCGGCGTTCGCCGGACGCGAGATGGGCGGTGGTTCGGTCATGAGGTTGCTCGTCGGATATCTCGCCACCCCGGGTGGCGCCGATGCGCTTGCGCTCGGCGTGCGCCTGGCCCGCACCCTCGGCGCCGAGCTCGAGGTGTGCATCGCCCTGCCTGCCGACCGGATGCTGCCTGCCGTGGTGCCGAGCGGCGCCCATGACGATCTGTTGAGCGGCCATGCCGAGAAGTGGCTGACCGATGCGATGGCCACGGTGCCCGCCGAGGTCTCGGCGCGCAGCCACATCGCCTTCGCCGACAACTCCGCCGACGCGCTCATCCAGGAGGCGGCCCGGCTGGAGGCCGATGTGATCGTGGTGGGTGGTTCCGGCGGCGGCCTGGCCGCGAGTTACTCACTGGGGTCTGTGGTCAACGAGCTGCTGCACTCGGCGCCGATGCCGGTTGCGGTGGCGCCGCGCGGGATCCGTGAATCACCGGTGAGCCGGGTGCGGGAGGTGACGTGCGCGATCGGCCGGCGGGAAGGGGCGGACCTGCTGCTCGAGCACGCCGTCCGGTTCAGCTCGGCGGCGGGCACGCCACTGCGGCTGGTCTCCCTCGTGGCGCTCGACCCGACGTTCGGCGTCCTGCGCGGCGACGACGACGCGGTCCAGCACCGCGCCCTCGAACACGCCGCCCATACCCTGGACGTGGCGAAAAGCCTTCTCCCGAGGGATATTCCGGTGACCTCGACAGTGGTCGAGGGGCGCGGCGTCGAGGATGCGGTCAGCAAGCTGGAGTGGCACGACGGCGACCTCATCATGGTCGGCTCCAGCCGGCTGAGTGCCCCGCGGCGGCTGTTCCTCGGCTCGACCGCCGCGAAAATGCTTCGGGTGCTCAACGTTCCGATGATGGTGGTCCCGCGCGACCAGTTCGGACCCGAGGACCTTCCCTAGCCGCGCCCTAGCCGCGCCCTAGCCGCGCAGGCCGTGGTCGCCGTACTCGTGCAGCAGCGCCAGCGGGTCGAGGGTGTCCCACACCGTGCTGTAGAACTGCTCCTTGATCAGCCGGGCCTCGTACTCCATGTTCGCCAGGTCGGCGATCTGGTCGTAGCCGTAGTACAGCAGTGACACCGGTCCGGTGGTCTTGAGCAGTTCGTTGATGATGATCTGCGCGCCGGCTTTGTTGCCCTGTGCGGCTTCGAGGAACGCCGGCACGATCTTGTAGGCGGGGACGACGACGTTGACCCACGGCACGATCTGGCTGCCGCGGTACACCGCTTCGACGCCTTCGCGGACGTACGGCTTGAACTCCGGAGCGGCGACCCCCATGAGGAGGTTGCGCAGGGCGAGGACCGCTGCGGGCATGCCGTCGGGCTCGGGGTCCTCGGGTCGGAACGGGTCGGGGCTCCACGGCACCGGTTCGGCGGCCAGCGAGACCGGTTCGTCGGCCGGGTCCTGGATGGCGGGCTCGTCGGCCGGCTCCTGCACCAGCCGCGGCTCGGCGGCTTCGGCAAGCCGGGCCGGCTGAGTCGGCTCGTCCTCGGTCTGATCGGCAGAAGCGCTGTGGCCCTTGGTGTCCGGCTCTTCGCCGTCGATCACGCGCGGTGTGAACGCGTTGCGCAGCTTCTCGATCTGCTCGGCTTCGAACTGCTGCGCCGACTGCCGGATCTTCTCGGTCAGCGACGGTCCGGTGGCACGGGGCCTGTCTTCGTCACCTGTCCCGGCCTCGTCGGGCTCGTCGTCGCCCTCGGATGATCCGGACTCGTCGGACCCGGCCTCGTCGTCGCCGGCGCTGTCCGCTTTGTCGGCCGCGTCATCGGTGTCGGTGGCCGGCTTCTTCGGGCCCGCGCTCACGGCGCCCGCCGATTCCGACGCGCTCGATGCGGACTCGGTCTCCGCATGGGCGATGCCCTGGCCGGCGCCGGCGACCGCGGCGCCCACGCCGAGTGCGACTGCCAGTCCGCCGACGTATCCGATGTACCTGTGTGACGTCATCCCCCGAATTTCCTTCCCTAGGCAAGGACATCGTAGAGGTGAGGGGGCGGGTCGGCAGCACGGCTGCGTTGGGTGGTTTCAGCCCTCGGGATAAAAGAGGAAGAGTTCGCACCCCTCGGACGACTGCGGCACGTGCCAGGATCCGGCCGGTGCGTGCAGGAACGTGCCGGCCCGGTAGTCGTTGACGCCGTCGTTGAACACCCCCGAGATCACGTAGACCTCTTCGGGGCCGGGCCAGTGATGGTCCTCGCCCTTCCAGACGGCACCGGGCTGAATGGTGGTGATGGCGGCCTTGGCGCCGTTGTCACCTTCCCAGAGCAGCTTGACGGTGATGCCGGGAAAGACCTCGACGGCTTCGGCATCCCGCGCGTCGGCCCATGCATAGCCTGGCGCGGCCGGACCGAAGTTCTCGGCTGTAGTGTCGTGGCTCACAGTCGATCCAACCCGCGGTGCGCCGGAGTTGTTCCGCGACGTGGCGGTATCGAACGTGCGTTCGATACAGTGGCGGGGTGAGCTGGTTCAACGGGCCGCCGAGCTGGTCGGAGATGGAGCGGGTACTCACCAGCAAGCCCCGCCGCGCCGGTGAGTCGCTCGTCGAATCACCCGGCGACGGCGGCGACAGTCCCGCCTGGTCCCGCAAGCGCGGCGCGTATCAGGCCCCGGACGTGCCGCGCTCCGGCGGTGCGGTGCCCTACGCCGAACTGCACGCGCATTCGGCCTACAGCTTCCTCGACGGTGCCGGCACCCCGGAGGAACTCGTCGAAGAGGCTGCCCGCCTGGACCTGCGGGCCATCGCGCTCACCGATCACGACGGGCTCTACGGCGTCGTCCGGTTCGCCGAGGCGGCCAGGGAACTCGACATGCAGACGGTCTTCGGCGCCGAGCTGTCGCTGGGCATGGGCGCGCGCTCCGGAAGAAACGAGGTGCCCGATCCCCCGGGGCCGCACCTGCTGGTGCTGGCCCGCGGACCCGAGGGCTACCGCCGGCTGTCGCGCGAGATCGCCAGAGCGCATCTGGCCGGCGGGGAGAAGGGGAAACCGCGCTACGACTACGACGCGCTCACCGAGGCTGCCGGCGGCCACTGGCACATACTCACCGGATGCCGTAAAGGACATGTCCGCCAATCACTCTCAGAGGGCGGGCCGGAGGCGGCCGAGAAGGCGCTGGCCGATCTGGTGGACCGGTTCGGCCGCGACCGCGTCAGCGTCGAGCTCACCCATCACGGCCACCCCCTCGACGACGAGCGCAACGCCGCGCTCGCCGAGCTGGCACCGCGTTTCGGCCTCGACGTCGTCGCCACCACGGCGGCGCACTTCGCCGAACCGTCGCGCGGGCGGCTGGCGATGGCCATGGGGGCGATCCGGGCCCGCAACTCGATCGACGAGGCCGCCGGTTACCTCGCCCCGCTCGGCGGCTCGCATCTGCGCTCGGGGGAGGAGATGGCCCGGCTGTTCGCCCACCGCCCCGAGGTGGTCACCGCCGCCGCGGAGCTGGGGGAGCAGTGCGCGTTCGGCCTGGCGCTGATCGCCCCGCAGTTGCCGCCGTTCGACGTGCCGGCCGGCCACACCGAGGACAGCTGGCTGCGGCACCTGGTGATGCTGGGCGCCCGGGACCGTTACGGCCCGCCGGAGCGGGCGCCGCAGGCCTACGCCCAGATCGAGCACGAACTGCGGATCATCGAGAAACTCGCCTTCCCCGGCTACTTCCTCGTCGTCCACGACATCACCCGGTTCTGCAAGGAGAACAACATCCTGGCCCAAGGCAGGGGGTCGGCGGCCAACTCCGCGGTCTGCTACGCGCTCGGGGTCACCAACGTCGACCCGGTCGCCAACGAGTTGCTGTTCGAGCGGTTCCTGTCCCCGGCCCGCGACGGGCCGCCCGACATCGACATCGACATCGAATCGGATCTGCGGGAAGAGGCGATTCAGTACGTCTACGAACGCTACGGCCGCGACTACGCCGCCCAGGTCGCCAACGTGATCACCTACCGCGGACGCAGCGCCATCCGCGACATGGCCCGCGCCCTCGGCTTCTCCCAGGGGCAGCAGGACGCCTGGAGTAAACAGCTCAGCAAGTGGAACGGGCTGGCCGACTCGCCGGACCTCGAGGGCATTCCCGAACCGGTGGTGGAGTTGGCGTGTGAGATCTCGAACCTGCCGCGCCACATGGGTATCCACTCCGGCGGCATGGTGATCTGCGACCGCCCGATCGCCGACGTGTGCCCGGTCGAGTGGGCGCGCATGGCCAACCGAAGCGTACTGCAGTGGGACAAAGACGACTGTGCCGCAATCGGTCTGGTGAAGTTCGACATGCTCGGCCTCGGCATGCTCTCGGCGCTGCACTACTGCATCGACCTGGTGGCCGAGCACAAGGGCATCGACGTCGACCTGGCGAAGCTGGACCTGTCCGAACCCGGCGTCTACGAAATGCTGCAGCGTGCGGATTCGGTCGGGGTGTTCCAGGTGGAGTCCCGCGCGCAGATGGCCACGCTGCCACGGTTGAAACCCCGGGTGTTCTACGACCTGGTGGTCGAGGTCGCGCTGATCCGGCCCGGCCCCATCCAGGGCGGTTCCGTACACCCGTACATCAAACGCCGCAACGGCGAGGAGCCGGTCACCTACGACCACCCGTCGATGGAGCCCGCGCTGCGCAAGACGCTGGGGGTGCCGCTGTTCCAGGAACAGCTGATGCAACTGGCCGTCGACTGCGCCGGGTTCACCGCCGCCGAGGCCGACCAGCTGCGCCGGGCGATGGGGTCGAAGCGCTCCACCGACAAGATGCGCCGGCTGCGGGGCCGGTTCTACGACGGGATGCGTCAGCGTCACGGCATCACCGGCGAGGTGGCCGACCGGATCTACGAGAAGCTGGAGGCATTCGCGAATTTCGGCTTCCCCGAGAGTCATTCGCTGAGCTTCGCCTCGCTGGTGTTCTACTCGTCGTGGTTCAAACTGCACCACCCGGCCGCGTTCTGCGCCGCTCTGCTCCGGGCCCAGCCGATGGGCTTCTACTCACCGCAGTCGCTGGTCGCCGACGCCCGCCGCCACGGTGTGGTCGTGCACGGACCGGACGTCAACGCCAGCCTGGCGTACGCGACGCTGGAGAACGCCGGCACCGAGGTGCGCCTGGGCCTCGGCGCGGTCCGCCACATCGGCGACGAACTCGCCGAGCGCATCGTCGAGGAGCGAAAAGCCCACGGCCCGTTCGCGGATCTGCTCGATCTGACCGGACGCGTGCAGCTGTCGGTGCCGCAGACCGAGGCGCTGGCCACCGCGGGAGCACTGGGCTGTTTCGGCATCACCCGCCGTGAGGGGCTGTGGGCGGCGGGTGCGGCCGCCGCGGAACGACCCGACCGGCTGCCCGGGGTCGGGTCGGCGGGGCAGATCCCGTCGCTGCCCGGAATGAGCGAACTGGAACTGGCGGCGGCCGACGTGTGGGCCACCGGGGTGTCCCCGGACAGCTATCCCACCCAGTTCCTGCGCGAGGACCTCGACGCGATGGGTGTCGTGCCCGCGGGGCGGTTGCTGGAGGTGCTCGACGGCACCCGCGTGCTGGTGGCGGGCGCGGTGACGCACCGGCAGCGTCCGGCCACGGCCCAGGGCGTGACGTTCCTCAACCTCGAGGACGAGACGGGGATGGTGAATGTCGTGTGTTCACCGCAACTCTGGTCGCGTCAGCGCCGGCTGGCGCAGACCGCGCCGGCGATGGTGGTCCGCGGCATCGTGCAGAACGCCACGGGCGCGGTGACGGTCGTCGCCGACCGGCTTGGCAAGCTCGACATGCGGGTGGGGTCGAAGTCACGCGACTTCCGTTAGCGTTCCGCGTTACGTGCTCACCGCCCGGGAGCTCATCCGCAAACCGGTCGTCGGTTCCGTCATCGACATCCTCAAGACGCGCGCCCGGGAGACAATCGAACGAAACACACGGCCAGGATGACCACCGGCGGCTGGATTCGAGGGGTACAGATGAGAGTGGGATTGCACGCGCTCGGCATCGGCGCCGGGGCCGATCGCCGAGTCATCGACGAAGTGGCCCGGGCCGCGGAAGAGTGCGGGTTCTTCACCCTGTGGTCCGGCGAGCACGTCGTGATGGTGGACCGGCCACAGTCGCGCTACCCCTATTCC is a window from the Mycolicibacterium litorale genome containing:
- a CDS encoding error-prone DNA polymerase, with the protein product MSWFNGPPSWSEMERVLTSKPRRAGESLVESPGDGGDSPAWSRKRGAYQAPDVPRSGGAVPYAELHAHSAYSFLDGAGTPEELVEEAARLDLRAIALTDHDGLYGVVRFAEAARELDMQTVFGAELSLGMGARSGRNEVPDPPGPHLLVLARGPEGYRRLSREIARAHLAGGEKGKPRYDYDALTEAAGGHWHILTGCRKGHVRQSLSEGGPEAAEKALADLVDRFGRDRVSVELTHHGHPLDDERNAALAELAPRFGLDVVATTAAHFAEPSRGRLAMAMGAIRARNSIDEAAGYLAPLGGSHLRSGEEMARLFAHRPEVVTAAAELGEQCAFGLALIAPQLPPFDVPAGHTEDSWLRHLVMLGARDRYGPPERAPQAYAQIEHELRIIEKLAFPGYFLVVHDITRFCKENNILAQGRGSAANSAVCYALGVTNVDPVANELLFERFLSPARDGPPDIDIDIESDLREEAIQYVYERYGRDYAAQVANVITYRGRSAIRDMARALGFSQGQQDAWSKQLSKWNGLADSPDLEGIPEPVVELACEISNLPRHMGIHSGGMVICDRPIADVCPVEWARMANRSVLQWDKDDCAAIGLVKFDMLGLGMLSALHYCIDLVAEHKGIDVDLAKLDLSEPGVYEMLQRADSVGVFQVESRAQMATLPRLKPRVFYDLVVEVALIRPGPIQGGSVHPYIKRRNGEEPVTYDHPSMEPALRKTLGVPLFQEQLMQLAVDCAGFTAAEADQLRRAMGSKRSTDKMRRLRGRFYDGMRQRHGITGEVADRIYEKLEAFANFGFPESHSLSFASLVFYSSWFKLHHPAAFCAALLRAQPMGFYSPQSLVADARRHGVVVHGPDVNASLAYATLENAGTEVRLGLGAVRHIGDELAERIVEERKAHGPFADLLDLTGRVQLSVPQTEALATAGALGCFGITRREGLWAAGAAAAERPDRLPGVGSAGQIPSLPGMSELELAAADVWATGVSPDSYPTQFLREDLDAMGVVPAGRLLEVLDGTRVLVAGAVTHRQRPATAQGVTFLNLEDETGMVNVVCSPQLWSRQRRLAQTAPAMVVRGIVQNATGAVTVVADRLGKLDMRVGSKSRDFR